Proteins co-encoded in one Streptococcus ruminicola genomic window:
- the tpiA gene encoding triose-phosphate isomerase gives MSRKPFIAGNWKMNKNPEEAKAFVEAVASKLPSSELVEAGIAAPALDLSTVLAAAKGSNLKVAAENCYFENAGAFTGENSPKVLSEMGTDYVVIGHSERREYFHETDEDINKKAKAIFANGMLPIICCGETLETYEAGKAAEFVGGQVSAALAGLSEEQVSSLVIAYEPIWAIGTGKSASQDDAQKMCKVVRDTVAADFGQAVADKVRVQYGGSVKPENVAAYMACPDVDGALVGGASLQPESFLALLDFVK, from the coding sequence ATGTCACGTAAACCATTTATCGCTGGTAACTGGAAAATGAACAAAAATCCAGAAGAAGCTAAAGCATTCGTTGAAGCAGTAGCTTCTAAATTGCCTTCATCAGAACTTGTTGAAGCTGGTATTGCAGCTCCTGCACTTGACCTTTCAACAGTTCTTGCTGCAGCTAAAGGTTCAAACCTTAAAGTTGCTGCTGAAAACTGCTACTTTGAAAACGCTGGTGCTTTCACTGGTGAAAACAGCCCTAAAGTATTGTCTGAAATGGGAACTGACTACGTTGTAATCGGTCACTCAGAACGTCGTGAATACTTCCACGAAACTGACGAAGATATCAACAAAAAAGCTAAAGCAATCTTCGCTAACGGTATGCTTCCAATCATCTGCTGTGGTGAAACTCTTGAAACTTACGAAGCTGGTAAAGCTGCTGAATTCGTAGGTGGACAAGTTTCAGCTGCTCTTGCTGGATTGTCAGAAGAACAAGTTTCTTCACTTGTTATTGCATACGAACCAATCTGGGCTATCGGTACTGGTAAATCAGCTAGCCAAGACGACGCACAAAAAATGTGTAAAGTTGTTCGTGACACAGTTGCAGCAGACTTCGGTCAAGCAGTAGCTGACAAAGTTCGCGTTCAATACGGTGGTTCAGTTAAACCTGAAAACGTTGCAGCTTACATGGCTTGCCCAGACGTTGATGGTGCCCTTGTTGGTGGTGCATCACTTCAACCAGAAAGCTTCCTTGCTCTTCTTGACTTTGTAAAATAA
- the tuf gene encoding elongation factor Tu, whose product MAKEKYDRSKPHVNIGTIGHVDHGKTTLTAAITTVLARRLPSAVNTPKDYASIDAAPEERERGITINTAHVEYETEKRHYAHIDAPGHADYVKNMITGAAQMDGAILVVASTDGPMPQTREHILLSRQVGVKHLIVFMNKVDLVDDEELLELVEMEIRDLLSEYDFPGDEIPVIQGSALKALEGDTHYEDIIMELMNTVDEYIPEPKRDTDKPLLLPVEDVFSITGRGTVASGRIDRGTVKVNDEVEIVGIRDDIQKAVVTGVEMFRKQLDEGIAGDNVGVLLRGIQRDEIERGQVLAKPGSIHPHTKFKGEVYILTKEEGGRHTPFFNNYRPQFYFRTTDVTGSIELPAGTEMVMPGDNVTIDVELIHPIAVEQGTTFSIREGGRTVGSGIVSEIEA is encoded by the coding sequence ATGGCAAAAGAAAAATACGATCGTAGTAAACCACACGTTAACATTGGTACAATTGGACACGTTGACCATGGTAAAACTACTTTGACAGCTGCAATTACAACAGTTCTTGCTCGTCGTCTTCCAAGCGCAGTTAACACACCAAAAGACTACGCTTCAATCGATGCTGCTCCTGAAGAACGCGAACGCGGTATCACAATCAACACTGCACACGTTGAGTACGAAACTGAAAAACGTCACTATGCTCACATCGACGCTCCAGGACACGCAGACTACGTTAAAAACATGATCACTGGTGCTGCCCAAATGGATGGTGCTATCCTTGTAGTAGCTTCTACAGATGGTCCAATGCCACAAACACGTGAACACATCCTTCTTTCACGTCAAGTTGGTGTTAAACACCTTATCGTCTTCATGAACAAAGTTGACCTTGTTGATGACGAAGAATTGCTTGAATTGGTTGAAATGGAAATCCGTGACCTTCTTTCAGAATACGATTTCCCAGGTGATGAAATCCCTGTAATCCAAGGTTCAGCTCTTAAAGCCCTTGAAGGTGACACTCACTACGAAGACATCATCATGGAATTGATGAACACTGTAGATGAATACATTCCAGAACCAAAACGTGATACTGACAAACCATTGCTTCTTCCAGTCGAAGACGTATTCTCAATCACTGGTCGTGGTACTGTAGCATCAGGACGTATCGACCGTGGTACTGTTAAAGTCAACGACGAAGTTGAAATCGTTGGTATCCGTGACGACATCCAAAAAGCTGTTGTTACTGGTGTTGAAATGTTCCGTAAACAACTTGATGAAGGTATCGCAGGGGATAACGTTGGTGTTCTTCTTCGTGGTATCCAACGTGATGAAATCGAACGTGGTCAAGTTCTTGCTAAACCAGGTTCAATCCACCCACACACTAAATTCAAAGGTGAAGTTTACATCCTTACTAAAGAAGAAGGTGGACGTCACACTCCATTCTTCAACAACTACCGTCCTCAATTCTACTTCCGTACAACTGACGTTACAGGTTCAATCGAACTTCCAGCAGGTACTGAAATGGTAATGCCTGGTGATAACGTTACTATCGACGTTGAATTGATTCACCCAATCGCCGTTGAACAAGGTACTACATTCTCAATCCGTGAAGGTGGACGTACTGTTGGTTCAGGTATCGTTTCAGAAATCGAAGCTTAA
- a CDS encoding anti sigma factor C-terminal domain-containing protein yields the protein MKNLSDFEKIARKSKRRNRVKTIFISSIVALFSLGLIMKIMTEVTSHNGNKVKEHYLLMSEIAYPNISYTNWYFTPTSNYSGQFHSDRFKTIDGIEVPYESMNANYSLRIADLEDSAVWQTGNKTASYTHINHYKNPMFFNINHDYSNEDTFQVTKDISIIKEMNKQAVEVAVTFDRGYTYQEIQKKIPDNLLINWYWIGSSGKSDTATLTPDTQYGLKSYDDGKLTEKDFLQFSSNLKTALNKGYINDKGETTYQNGETVKIDSKEEVEDYLSNNKDFSSAKFSGVIITGRAESFAQLENKDWIYASNIGQSVMIQPYHTLTK from the coding sequence ATGAAGAATTTAAGTGATTTTGAAAAAATTGCTCGAAAAAGTAAACGTCGAAATAGAGTAAAAACAATTTTTATTAGTTCTATAGTAGCCTTATTCAGTTTAGGACTAATTATGAAAATTATGACAGAGGTGACTAGCCATAATGGTAATAAGGTAAAAGAGCACTATTTATTGATGTCAGAAATTGCTTATCCAAATATTTCTTATACTAATTGGTATTTTACACCGACATCAAATTATTCTGGACAGTTTCATTCAGATCGTTTTAAAACTATTGATGGCATTGAGGTACCATATGAAAGCATGAATGCAAATTACTCATTGCGTATCGCTGATTTAGAGGATAGTGCTGTTTGGCAGACTGGTAATAAAACTGCTTCTTATACCCATATTAATCATTACAAAAACCCAATGTTTTTCAATATTAATCATGATTATAGTAATGAAGATACATTTCAAGTAACTAAAGATATTAGTATAATTAAAGAAATGAACAAGCAAGCTGTTGAGGTAGCGGTTACTTTTGATAGAGGTTATACTTATCAAGAAATTCAAAAGAAGATTCCAGATAACTTATTGATTAATTGGTATTGGATTGGAAGTAGTGGTAAAAGTGATACTGCGACTCTAACACCTGATACACAATATGGTTTAAAAAGTTATGACGATGGAAAATTGACTGAAAAAGATTTTTTACAATTTAGTTCAAATTTAAAAACTGCTCTTAATAAAGGTTATATAAATGACAAGGGAGAAACAACATATCAAAATGGTGAGACAGTAAAAATAGATTCAAAAGAAGAGGTCGAAGATTATTTAAGTAACAACAAGGATTTTAGTAGTGCAAAATTTTCTGGTGTTATTATAACAGGGCGTGCTGAAAGCTTTGCACAACTTGAAAATAAAGATTGGATTTACGCTTCGAATATTGGTCAAAGTGTCATGATTCAGCCATATCACACCCTTACGAAATGA
- a CDS encoding RNA polymerase sigma factor produces the protein MNRIKLDGYEVELLKFAQEIAYYLQKSGASAESAHDITQDVLVKMLESEIILPFEKMRAWMYRVAVRLYIDRYRRDKKYWEILQKEFFKEENLIVFDSPDYEPLYQAILLLEEKYRITIDLFYFQNFSVKEISQVIGVSISKVKIDLMRGRQKLKKILEKEGYTYEEFK, from the coding sequence GTGAATAGGATTAAACTGGATGGTTATGAAGTTGAATTATTGAAATTTGCACAAGAAATTGCGTATTATTTACAAAAATCTGGTGCCAGTGCTGAAAGTGCACACGATATTACTCAAGATGTTCTTGTAAAGATGCTAGAAAGTGAGATTATACTTCCTTTCGAGAAAATGAGGGCATGGATGTACCGTGTAGCGGTTAGGCTTTATATTGACCGCTATCGACGTGATAAAAAGTATTGGGAAATCCTACAGAAAGAATTTTTTAAAGAAGAGAATCTTATTGTATTTGATTCACCGGATTATGAGCCACTCTATCAAGCTATTTTATTACTAGAAGAAAAGTATCGCATAACAATTGATTTATTTTATTTTCAGAACTTTTCTGTAAAAGAAATTAGTCAGGTGATAGGAGTTTCTATTAGTAAAGTGAAAATTGATTTGATGAGAGGTCGTCAAAAATTGAAGAAAATATTGGAAAAAGAGGGATACACTTATGAAGAATTTAAGTGA